A genomic window from Clostridium cylindrosporum DSM 605 includes:
- a CDS encoding TRM11 family SAM-dependent methyltransferase translates to MSNLREEKYLYTINYTSDEESLCRLEMKSIFQVEVQGKLIISERLIDPSRSPFIKERLSFIYEGESLENIINLIKADNLSYEDFKVNYVKNEESTLEYSERLRVIKEVGLSINGEADIYNPKIEFGITTIGDTWVFGEYMKHDNEWHIHDKKPYTYSNGLNFKVARSIINIAVGDMENPRIVDPCCGIGTVLMEGLSLGYNIVGYEINPMIGDNAKRNLLFFDYKDVVTIMDMHKVKEKYDACIIDLPYGLFNPITLKEQEGLIYKSREIAEKLVLVTYEEMDSIIEGAGFEIVDRCTISKGKFKRYVTVCI, encoded by the coding sequence GTGAGTAACTTAAGGGAAGAAAAATACCTATATACAATCAACTATACTAGTGATGAGGAAAGTCTATGTAGACTTGAGATGAAGTCTATTTTTCAAGTGGAAGTTCAGGGAAAATTAATAATATCTGAAAGATTAATAGATCCATCAAGAAGTCCATTTATCAAGGAAAGATTATCATTTATATATGAAGGGGAAAGCCTTGAGAATATAATAAACCTCATAAAAGCGGATAACCTAAGCTATGAAGACTTTAAGGTTAACTATGTGAAAAATGAAGAAAGTACTTTAGAGTATAGTGAAAGACTTAGAGTTATTAAGGAAGTTGGACTATCTATAAATGGAGAGGCGGATATATATAACCCTAAAATAGAGTTCGGTATAACGACTATAGGAGATACATGGGTATTTGGTGAGTATATGAAGCATGATAATGAGTGGCATATACATGATAAAAAGCCTTATACCTACTCAAATGGACTTAACTTTAAGGTAGCAAGATCTATCATCAACATAGCAGTAGGGGATATGGAAAATCCAAGAATAGTTGACCCTTGCTGTGGTATCGGAACAGTACTTATGGAAGGGTTGTCTCTAGGGTATAACATAGTAGGCTATGAGATAAATCCTATGATAGGAGACAATGCTAAGAGAAATCTTCTATTCTTTGACTATAAAGATGTAGTAACCATAATGGATATGCACAAGGTTAAGGAGAAGTACGATGCATGTATCATAGACCTTCCATATGGACTATTTAACCCGATAACCCTAAAGGAGCAGGAAGGTTTAATCTATAAATCTAGGGAGATTGCAGAAAAGCTCGTGCTAGTAACATATGAAGAAATGGATAGCATAATTGAAGGGGCAGGATTCGAAATAGTAGATAGATGCACTATATCTAAGGGTAAGTTTAAAAGATATGTAACAGTATGTATTTAG
- a CDS encoding S1C family serine protease has protein sequence MDFKEFKGGRQRSFFGYFVVGVVGAVVGAFTVLLFAPAGLFPSSSAPVQTPTTTQVQKVEGRSEKVSITTDVSTAAAAVSPSVVGVVTTKLERNLYDQTKKTQGVGSGIIVDASGYILTNNHVANMSASSITVMTSDGKEHKATPVWSDPALDLSVIKVETTGLSPAKMGDSSVITVGEPAIAIGNPLGLTFQRTVTSGIVSAINRTLEIERGVFMEDLIQTDASINPGNSGGPLLNIKGEVIGVNTAKVSTAEGIGFAVPINIIKPVLESIIATGKFEAPYIGITGFDKEISGYYGLDVKAGVYVAKLDRVGPAALAGIREKDIILQVDGKPTNTMMDFREALYLRKPGETVKVKVQDSKGATRDIDVTLKKHS, from the coding sequence ATGGATTTTAAAGAATTTAAAGGAGGAAGACAAAGGTCTTTCTTTGGATACTTCGTCGTTGGAGTAGTAGGAGCAGTAGTAGGAGCTTTTACAGTACTTTTATTTGCTCCAGCGGGGCTTTTTCCATCATCCTCTGCACCAGTCCAAACACCAACAACTACACAGGTGCAAAAAGTTGAAGGAAGAAGTGAAAAGGTAAGCATTACAACGGATGTATCAACCGCAGCTGCTGCTGTTAGTCCATCTGTTGTAGGGGTTGTTACAACTAAGCTAGAAAGAAACCTTTATGACCAGACCAAGAAGACTCAGGGGGTAGGTTCAGGAATAATAGTAGATGCATCTGGATACATATTAACTAACAATCACGTAGCTAATATGAGTGCAAGTTCAATAACTGTTATGACTTCAGATGGTAAGGAGCATAAGGCAACTCCAGTATGGTCAGACCCTGCACTTGATTTATCTGTTATTAAGGTAGAGACTACAGGACTTTCACCTGCAAAGATGGGAGACTCTAGTGTTATAACAGTAGGAGAACCTGCTATAGCCATAGGGAATCCACTAGGACTAACATTCCAAAGAACAGTTACTTCAGGAATAGTTAGTGCGATTAACAGAACCCTTGAGATTGAAAGAGGAGTTTTTATGGAAGACTTAATCCAAACAGACGCCTCAATTAACCCAGGTAACAGTGGTGGACCACTTCTTAACATTAAGGGAGAAGTTATAGGTGTGAATACAGCTAAGGTCTCAACTGCGGAGGGTATAGGATTTGCAGTACCTATCAACATAATCAAACCTGTCTTAGAAAGCATAATAGCAACTGGAAAGTTTGAAGCTCCATACATTGGTATAACAGGCTTCGATAAGGAGATTTCAGGATATTATGGACTAGATGTAAAGGCAGGGGTATATGTAGCTAAGTTAGATAGAGTAGGACCTGCGGCACTTGCCGGAATTAGAGAAAAAGATATTATCCTGCAAGTTGATGGAAAGCCAACAAACACAATGATGGATTTTAGAGAAGCACTATACCTAAGAAAACCTGGAGAAACTGTAAAGGTAAAGGTTCAGGATTCTAAGGGAGCTACTCGAGATATAGATGTAACACTTAAAAAGCATAGCTAA
- a CDS encoding MBL fold metallo-hydrolase, whose protein sequence is MQFCSLYSGSSGNCLYVASENTKILIDAGLSGKRIESALKDRDINPNEIKGIVVTHEHSDHTKGVGILSRRFNIPIFANTNTWKAMYPSLGKISDENIKVFGSYKSFEIGDIVVNPFPIPHDAVEPCGYSFIKGNKKITIATDIGYVTDAIRWNMKDSDLMLLESNHDVDMLKVGPYPYELKRRVLSDRGHLSNENAGKAILEVLSSKIKNILLGHLSDTNNYPCLAHETVTSVLKMEGVNPGKDFTLDVATRDEPTKIYCI, encoded by the coding sequence ATGCAGTTTTGTTCATTATATAGTGGAAGTAGCGGAAATTGCCTATATGTAGCTAGTGAAAATACTAAGATACTTATAGATGCAGGACTTTCAGGAAAGAGAATAGAATCCGCTTTAAAGGATAGAGATATAAATCCAAATGAAATAAAGGGGATAGTGGTAACCCATGAACATTCAGACCATACTAAGGGAGTAGGAATTTTATCAAGAAGGTTTAATATACCGATTTTTGCTAATACTAATACATGGAAGGCGATGTATCCATCTCTAGGGAAGATAAGTGATGAGAACATTAAGGTTTTCGGAAGTTATAAATCATTTGAGATAGGAGATATAGTAGTTAATCCATTTCCTATTCCACATGATGCAGTTGAACCCTGTGGATATAGTTTCATCAAGGGGAATAAGAAAATAACTATAGCCACTGATATAGGCTATGTTACAGATGCTATTAGATGGAATATGAAGGATTCTGACCTTATGTTACTTGAGTCTAACCATGATGTTGATATGCTAAAGGTAGGGCCATATCCTTACGAATTAAAAAGAAGAGTTCTAAGTGATAGAGGTCACCTATCAAATGAAAACGCAGGTAAGGCGATATTAGAGGTATTGAGTAGTAAGATAAAGAATATATTACTAGGTCATTTAAGTGACACAAATAACTACCCATGTTTAGCACACGAAACCGTAACATCTGTTCTTAAGATGGAGGGAGTGAACCCAGGCAAGGACTTTACTCTAGATGTTGCAACAAGGGATGAACCAACTAAAATTTATTGCATTTAG
- the rbr gene encoding rubrerythrin, protein MKSLKGTKTAENLMKSFAGESQARNRYTFFAKAAKKDGYIEASNLFNEVADQESQHAKTFFRYLSRDLNGECLTIEATFPVSLNNSTVENLKSAAYGENEEWTDLYPEFAKVAREEGFEDVATSFENILVAERFHEARFNHILKNLEANTLFKKSRFVDWKCNNCGYVHTGDSAPEVCPACDHPQGYFQVFTL, encoded by the coding sequence ATGAAATCACTAAAAGGGACAAAAACAGCTGAGAACCTAATGAAGTCATTTGCAGGAGAGTCACAGGCTAGAAACAGATACACATTCTTCGCCAAGGCAGCAAAAAAAGATGGCTATATAGAGGCTTCAAACCTATTTAATGAAGTAGCAGATCAAGAATCTCAGCATGCTAAGACTTTTTTCCGCTATCTATCAAGAGATCTTAACGGAGAATGTCTTACTATAGAAGCTACATTCCCAGTATCTCTAAATAACTCTACTGTAGAAAATCTTAAATCAGCAGCATATGGAGAAAATGAAGAGTGGACAGACCTTTACCCAGAGTTCGCAAAAGTTGCCCGTGAAGAAGGATTTGAAGATGTTGCAACTTCATTTGAAAACATACTTGTAGCAGAAAGATTCCATGAGGCTAGATTTAATCATATATTAAAGAACCTAGAAGCAAACACATTATTTAAAAAAAGTAGATTTGTAGATTGGAAGTGTAATAACTGTGGCTATGTTCATACAGGAGATTCAGCTCCAGAGGTTTGCCCGGCATGTGACCATCCACAGGGATATTTTCAAGTTTTCACACTTTAA
- a CDS encoding YcxB family protein, which yields MDINYELTKQDFIDFNIFHMSYSSTFKKVLFIQRYILPLIFFVVPFIIASMSNVPLLYWIIAALLGYLLWANFYPRLLKRIMAKKISEMIDEGKSAEFLGSRRLILNDDGIIGSSEHNESKTDWSSVGDVVETKSHIFIYIDSVSAHIVPIREFKNAEEKSKFIEKIECFKNKNKA from the coding sequence ATGGATATCAACTATGAATTAACTAAACAAGACTTTATAGACTTTAATATTTTTCATATGAGTTATTCTAGTACATTTAAGAAGGTATTGTTTATACAAAGATATATTCTCCCTTTAATCTTTTTTGTTGTACCATTTATTATTGCAAGCATGAGTAATGTACCTTTACTTTATTGGATTATTGCAGCACTGCTAGGCTATCTTCTATGGGCTAATTTCTATCCAAGACTTTTGAAAAGGATCATGGCAAAGAAAATTTCTGAAATGATAGATGAGGGTAAAAGTGCAGAGTTTTTAGGGAGCCGTAGATTAATACTAAATGATGATGGAATTATAGGTAGTAGTGAACATAACGAGTCAAAGACAGACTGGAGTTCAGTAGGAGATGTAGTGGAAACTAAGAGCCATATCTTCATATATATAGATTCTGTGTCTGCACATATTGTTCCAATCAGAGAGTTCAAAAATGCAGAGGAGAAAAGTAAATTCATTGAGAAAATAGAATGCTTCAAGAATAAGAACAAGGCTTAG
- the crcB gene encoding fluoride efflux transporter CrcB: MGLNIICVGIGGCIGAILRYLISLNSAKLFGASFPFGTLIVNVLGGFLIGAIMEFSDARDMSPLLRTFLTTGIMGGLTTFSTFSLETINLFSSSNYMLGGLNIILNVSLSLIGVFLGRVLIRTIFI; this comes from the coding sequence ATGGGACTTAATATAATTTGTGTAGGAATTGGGGGATGTATAGGTGCTATTCTTAGATATCTTATATCACTTAATTCAGCTAAACTATTTGGAGCATCATTTCCCTTTGGAACCCTTATAGTTAATGTTCTTGGAGGGTTTTTAATTGGAGCTATTATGGAGTTTAGTGATGCTAGAGATATGTCACCTTTACTTAGAACATTTTTAACTACTGGAATTATGGGTGGCCTTACTACATTTTCTACATTTAGTCTTGAGACAATTAATTTATTCTCAAGTTCTAACTATATGCTAGGAGGACTTAATATAATACTTAATGTTTCACTAAGTTTAATCGGTGTCTTTCTTGGTAGAGTTCTTATACGTACTATATTTATTTAG
- a CDS encoding NAD(P)-dependent malic enzyme, with translation MTIYDEALKFHEESKGKLEVAIRVPVNSAEDLSLAYTPGVAQPCLEIEKDPALAYKYTRKWNTIAVVSDGTAVLGLGDIGALASLPVMEGKSILFKKFGDVDAFPILLDTKTVNEIVDTLVKIAPSFGGINLEDISAPRCFEIEKKLKEKLDIPVFHDDQHGTAIVVLAALLNALKIVNKNIADLKIVVNGAGAAGVSITKLLLSSGAKNIIMCDRTGAISTKRNLTGYKEEISTITNPNGEDGVLSDVIKNADVFIGVSAPGTLTKDMVKTMNSDAIIFAMANPVPEIFPDEAKEAGAKIVGTGRSDYPNQINNVLAFPGVFRGALDAVASDINEEMKVAAAIAIAESVTESELNEDYIIPKAFDITVQKKVAEYVHKAAIDSGVSRLK, from the coding sequence ATGACTATATATGATGAAGCTTTAAAATTTCATGAAGAAAGCAAAGGAAAGCTAGAGGTTGCAATTAGAGTTCCAGTTAACTCAGCTGAAGACCTATCACTTGCATACACACCGGGAGTTGCTCAGCCTTGTCTTGAGATAGAAAAGGACCCAGCACTTGCTTACAAGTACACTAGAAAGTGGAACACTATTGCTGTTGTTTCTGATGGTACAGCGGTTCTAGGACTTGGGGATATAGGAGCTCTTGCATCACTTCCAGTTATGGAGGGAAAATCTATCCTATTTAAAAAGTTTGGAGATGTAGATGCATTCCCTATACTACTAGACACTAAGACAGTTAATGAAATAGTAGATACTCTAGTTAAGATAGCACCATCATTTGGTGGAATTAACCTTGAGGATATATCAGCTCCAAGATGTTTTGAAATCGAAAAGAAACTTAAAGAAAAGCTAGATATTCCTGTTTTCCACGATGACCAACATGGAACTGCAATTGTTGTACTTGCAGCATTACTTAACGCACTAAAAATCGTTAACAAGAACATAGCTGACCTAAAGATAGTAGTAAACGGTGCAGGTGCAGCTGGTGTTTCTATAACTAAGCTTCTTCTATCTTCAGGTGCTAAGAATATAATTATGTGTGATAGAACAGGTGCTATAAGCACAAAGAGAAACCTTACTGGCTATAAGGAAGAAATCTCAACTATCACTAACCCAAATGGTGAGGATGGAGTGCTTTCAGATGTTATTAAAAATGCAGATGTATTTATCGGAGTATCAGCACCTGGAACACTAACTAAGGATATGGTAAAGACAATGAATTCTGATGCTATAATCTTTGCTATGGCAAACCCTGTTCCAGAAATCTTCCCAGATGAAGCAAAGGAAGCTGGAGCTAAAATAGTTGGTACAGGACGTTCAGACTACCCTAATCAAATCAACAATGTACTTGCATTCCCAGGGGTATTTAGAGGAGCACTAGATGCAGTGGCATCAGACATTAATGAGGAAATGAAGGTAGCTGCAGCTATTGCAATTGCCGAATCAGTAACAGAAAGTGAATTAAATGAGGACTACATAATTCCTAAGGCATTTGATATAACTGTTCAAAAGAAGGTTGCTGAGTATGTACATAAGGCTGCTATAGATAGCGGTGTTTCAAGACTAAAATAA
- a CDS encoding YcxB family protein, whose protein sequence is MNIKFELTKQDYIDFNIFHLSYSDSIRKSLFIQRYIVSLIFLVVPFVFADFSTIPLWYWLIGFVAIYIGWVSFYPRYIKGVVSKRTSKMIDEGNNVGIIGHGSLTLNDNGIEGKGEHSESKTNWSAVENVAETKNHIFIYISGVSAYIVPVRGFNSVGEKNEFIDKINYFINKNKSEA, encoded by the coding sequence ATGAATATTAAATTTGAATTAACTAAACAAGATTATATAGACTTTAATATTTTTCACTTAAGCTATTCTGATAGCATTAGAAAGTCATTATTTATACAAAGGTATATCGTCTCATTGATTTTTCTAGTTGTACCATTTGTTTTTGCAGATTTTAGTACTATACCTTTATGGTATTGGCTTATTGGATTTGTAGCAATATATATAGGTTGGGTAAGTTTTTATCCTAGATATATAAAAGGTGTCGTGTCAAAACGAACTTCGAAAATGATAGATGAGGGTAATAATGTAGGGATAATAGGACATGGTAGTTTAACACTAAATGATAACGGAATTGAAGGTAAAGGTGAACATAGCGAATCAAAAACAAATTGGAGTGCAGTTGAAAATGTAGCAGAAACTAAGAATCATATATTTATATATATAAGTGGTGTTTCCGCATATATTGTTCCAGTTAGAGGATTTAATAGTGTAGGGGAAAAGAATGAATTTATTGATAAAATAAACTATTTCATTAATAAGAATAAATCTGAGGCATAA
- a CDS encoding FUSC family protein: protein MNRKTIISKTILFICIVGFITIFMSIFSKDNTLVGVTVVTATLMFLQRDLTHNLGRFFLVFLVINISQGMLAYISQVNIWIGIPATFVAMFITGFMFTYNVKAPMYIAFGLQYLFMLYYPVTIDRLPLRVLSLAVGAVIIILAQLIFNRNKLKKVSKATLPRITKGLSEKIDLIIKKKYKHQHDMDIILYIKELRKAILDSREAYFHTTLEGKINLNISIALERINILVDRINSGIINKPLNITLKDRQLLTSVMEIVSQLDICIEDKEVTHQEIEKINAFISTYAIPDKGDGDDKLNAISKNHLEQILEIMDFIRHNLEEVINLSGEEYRKIIRKTDIPKVFRAGYVMRKNFHLKSVKLSYALRSAVVVTLGYFIVKYFNLPEGRWLVFTLFALIQPYMQDTEIKTWHRIKGTLVGVIVFIILFSLVKDFTLRSVIVLLVGYINSFLDKSGYDKQMIFITISALGVAAITGDIGALATERIVYVLIGVLIALIANRLILPYRVEDALSDLLHIYSEILDRIKMEISLAHEGKGNIQNMRNLIMQTSLLEDKIFIIIDTENERSQEKIKDYIVKNRILVNDLYDEYLAAHSAVKV from the coding sequence TTGAATAGGAAAACCATAATATCTAAGACTATATTATTCATATGTATAGTTGGATTCATAACTATTTTCATGTCTATATTCAGTAAAGATAATACTTTAGTAGGAGTTACTGTAGTTACTGCAACTCTTATGTTTTTACAAAGAGACCTTACACATAATTTAGGAAGATTTTTTCTAGTTTTTCTAGTTATTAATATATCCCAAGGGATGCTGGCATATATATCCCAGGTTAATATATGGATAGGCATACCTGCTACATTTGTAGCTATGTTTATAACTGGGTTCATGTTTACATACAACGTTAAGGCGCCTATGTATATAGCATTTGGGCTTCAGTATCTTTTCATGCTTTACTATCCTGTTACTATAGATAGACTTCCATTAAGGGTTTTATCACTAGCTGTTGGTGCAGTGATTATTATATTAGCTCAACTAATCTTTAATAGAAACAAGCTTAAAAAGGTATCAAAGGCCACTTTGCCAAGGATTACAAAGGGGCTAAGTGAGAAGATAGACCTTATAATAAAGAAAAAGTACAAACATCAACATGATATGGACATAATCCTTTATATTAAGGAACTTAGAAAGGCTATCTTAGATAGTAGAGAGGCTTACTTTCACACTACACTAGAGGGAAAGATTAACCTTAATATATCAATAGCACTTGAGAGAATCAACATACTTGTAGATAGGATTAACTCTGGGATTATTAATAAGCCATTAAACATTACACTAAAGGATAGACAACTTTTAACTAGTGTTATGGAGATTGTAAGTCAGCTAGATATTTGTATAGAGGATAAGGAAGTAACCCATCAGGAGATAGAGAAAATAAATGCATTTATAAGTACCTATGCTATTCCTGACAAAGGTGATGGAGATGATAAGTTAAACGCCATATCAAAGAATCATCTAGAGCAAATTCTAGAGATTATGGACTTTATAAGGCATAACCTAGAAGAGGTGATAAACTTAAGTGGTGAGGAATATAGAAAGATAATTAGAAAAACAGATATACCAAAGGTCTTTAGAGCTGGTTATGTTATGAGGAAGAACTTTCATCTAAAGTCGGTTAAGTTATCCTATGCATTAAGAAGTGCAGTAGTTGTTACCCTAGGTTACTTTATAGTTAAGTACTTTAACCTACCTGAGGGAAGGTGGCTTGTATTTACACTATTTGCTCTAATTCAACCATATATGCAGGATACAGAAATCAAAACATGGCACAGAATAAAGGGAACCCTAGTTGGAGTAATAGTATTTATCATACTATTCTCGCTGGTTAAGGATTTTACACTAAGGTCAGTTATTGTTTTACTTGTAGGGTATATTAACTCCTTCCTAGATAAATCTGGATATGATAAGCAGATGATATTTATAACAATATCAGCACTAGGGGTTGCTGCAATAACTGGAGACATTGGGGCACTTGCTACTGAGAGGATAGTGTACGTTCTTATAGGAGTTTTAATTGCACTTATAGCTAATAGATTAATACTTCCATATAGAGTAGAGGATGCATTAAGCGACCTTCTTCATATATATAGTGAGATACTTGATAGGATTAAGATGGAGATATCACTAGCACATGAGGGCAAGGGTAACATTCAAAACATGAGAAACCTAATAATGCAGACTAGTTTACTTGAGGATAAGATATTTATTATAATCGATACAGAGAATGAAAGAAGTCAAGAGAAGATAAAGGACTATATAGTGAAAAATAGAATACTAGTAAATGATCTTTATGATGAGTACCTAGCAGCACATAGTGCGGTGAAGGTCTAA
- a CDS encoding serine/threonine protein kinase, whose product MVLEFPFFRKLLKKDSIINGYKILDFIGEGRFGRCYLVEKDSRKYILKELKRKYLKKKPNTVPHEREILMSLGHPNIPKLVDFIKSPKIYGYILEYIEGKTAEDIIFGDNQKFSYSEIYNIGLKLLSILEYVHGKNIVHRDIRIPNVIINGEDVYLIDFGLARYQSNRYHFSDDFSRIGDFLLYLYYSNYEVTSKKSQPWYNELSLNEDEMIFLKKLMGFLPTYEDISSVKNDFIHIYKNKSGYAKVNP is encoded by the coding sequence ATGGTCCTAGAGTTTCCCTTTTTTAGGAAACTTCTTAAAAAGGACTCCATTATAAACGGCTATAAAATACTAGACTTTATAGGGGAAGGCCGCTTCGGAAGATGTTATCTCGTAGAAAAGGACTCTAGAAAGTACATCTTAAAGGAACTTAAAAGAAAATATCTTAAGAAAAAACCAAACACTGTTCCCCATGAGAGAGAGATTCTTATGAGTCTTGGTCATCCAAACATACCTAAGTTAGTTGACTTTATCAAAAGTCCAAAAATTTATGGATATATACTTGAGTATATAGAGGGAAAAACCGCTGAGGATATTATTTTTGGTGACAATCAAAAATTTTCCTACAGTGAAATCTATAACATTGGCTTAAAGCTACTATCAATACTTGAGTATGTTCATGGTAAAAACATTGTTCATAGAGATATTAGAATACCTAATGTTATCATAAACGGTGAGGATGTATATCTTATTGACTTTGGTCTAGCTAGATATCAAAGTAATAGATATCACTTTTCAGATGACTTTTCAAGAATAGGTGATTTTCTTCTATATCTATACTATTCAAACTACGAAGTAACCTCTAAAAAAAGTCAGCCTTGGTATAATGAGTTGTCTCTTAATGAGGATGAAATGATATTTCTTAAGAAGCTTATGGGGTTTTTACCAACATACGAAGATATAAGTTCTGTGAAAAACGACTTTATACATATATATAAAAATAAAAGTGGCTATGCCAAGGTTAATCCCTAG
- a CDS encoding class I SAM-dependent methyltransferase — protein sequence MESIKKWDDKYRNKGDNLKEPEGFVVDNVDNLLKGSLLDLASGDGRNSIFLAKKGFDVTAADFSIEALKRLERFSKSENASLKTALLDLSLKENLLFLGKFDNILISKYKIDDFLIPTIEGMLNPGGRLIYCTFNMNHHRENGFNKEYCLEENELKNKVSLSLLKYESLESKDNYIDGYIFIK from the coding sequence ATGGAGAGTATCAAAAAATGGGACGACAAATACCGAAATAAAGGGGATAACTTAAAAGAACCTGAGGGTTTTGTTGTGGATAATGTTGATAACTTATTAAAGGGTTCACTTCTTGACCTTGCTTCAGGTGATGGTCGAAACTCTATATTTCTTGCTAAAAAAGGATTTGATGTTACCGCTGCGGACTTTTCTATTGAGGCCCTTAAACGCCTTGAAAGATTCTCCAAAAGTGAAAATGCATCTCTAAAAACAGCACTACTTGATCTATCATTAAAGGAGAACCTACTTTTCCTTGGTAAATTTGATAATATACTAATAAGTAAATATAAAATAGATGATTTTCTAATACCTACAATTGAGGGAATGCTAAATCCAGGTGGAAGGCTTATTTATTGCACCTTTAATATGAATCATCATAGAGAAAATGGATTTAATAAGGAGTACTGCCTTGAGGAAAATGAGTTAAAGAACAAGGTATCACTTTCTCTCCTAAAGTACGAAAGTTTAGAGTCTAAAGACAACTATATAGATGGATATATATTTATAAAGTAG
- a CDS encoding UDP-N-acetylglucosamine 1-carboxyvinyltransferase, whose product MEKLLIEGGKKLSGKVKISGAKNAAVAILPAAILADHGVCTIDNLPDIEDTNCLEHIIRNLGATVEKLDGAMKIDPTGITSHLALRDEVKRMRASYYLIGALLAKFGKAEVVFPGGCNIGVRPIDQHIKGFEAMGAKVSIEHGVIKAYTENGLKGANVYLDVVSVGATINIMLAATRAEGTTIIENAAKEPHIVDVANFLNSMGANIKGAGTDVIKVKGVTEMVANDYSVIPDQIEAGTFMIAAAATRGDVTLLNVIPKHLESITAKLLEMGISVEEGEDSLRVYTNERPKGINLKTLPYPGFPTDLQQPMSTLLAISEGRSMINESIWEGRFKHIDELKKMGASGKVEGKIAILEGVETLSGTEVEATDLRAGAAMVIAGLVAKGTTRVTNLVHVDRGYEKIEDKFTALGASIRRIEE is encoded by the coding sequence ATGGAAAAATTACTTATAGAAGGTGGAAAGAAGCTTAGTGGTAAGGTTAAGATAAGTGGAGCTAAAAATGCTGCTGTTGCAATACTACCTGCTGCTATCCTTGCTGATCACGGAGTTTGTACTATAGATAATTTACCTGACATAGAGGATACAAATTGCTTAGAGCATATAATAAGAAATCTTGGAGCTACTGTTGAGAAACTTGACGGGGCCATGAAAATAGATCCAACAGGAATAACATCCCACCTTGCACTTAGAGACGAAGTTAAGAGAATGAGAGCTTCATATTACTTAATAGGAGCATTACTTGCTAAATTCGGTAAAGCAGAAGTTGTTTTTCCAGGTGGTTGTAATATAGGGGTTAGACCTATTGACCAACACATCAAGGGCTTCGAAGCTATGGGTGCAAAGGTTAGTATAGAACATGGGGTAATAAAGGCTTATACAGAAAATGGGCTAAAAGGTGCCAATGTTTATCTAGATGTAGTATCTGTAGGGGCTACTATAAATATTATGCTTGCAGCAACAAGAGCGGAAGGTACAACTATAATAGAAAATGCTGCAAAGGAACCACATATAGTTGATGTTGCTAATTTCCTAAATTCAATGGGAGCAAACATTAAAGGTGCAGGAACAGATGTAATTAAGGTTAAAGGGGTAACTGAAATGGTAGCAAATGATTATTCAGTTATACCAGACCAAATTGAAGCAGGAACATTCATGATAGCAGCTGCTGCAACAAGGGGAGACGTAACACTATTAAACGTTATACCTAAACACTTAGAATCAATAACAGCAAAGCTTCTTGAAATGGGTATATCTGTTGAGGAAGGCGAAGATTCTCTAAGAGTATATACAAATGAAAGACCTAAGGGAATAAACCTTAAGACACTTCCATATCCAGGATTCCCAACAGACCTACAACAACCAATGTCTACACTTCTTGCTATATCAGAGGGAAGAAGTATGATTAATGAAAGTATATGGGAAGGTAGATTTAAGCACATTGATGAGCTTAAGAAAATGGGAGCAAGCGGTAAGGTTGAAGGCAAAATTGCAATACTTGAGGGAGTAGAAACTCTTTCAGGAACAGAGGTTGAAGCCACTGACCTTAGAGCAGGTGCAGCAATGGTTATAGCAGGACTTGTAGCTAAGGGGACAACTAGGGTAACTAATCTTGTTCATGTTGATAGAGGATATGAAAAGATAGAAGATAAATTTACAGCACTTGGTGCATCTATAAGAAGAATAGAAGAGTAA